A DNA window from Anastrepha obliqua isolate idAnaObli1 chromosome 5, idAnaObli1_1.0, whole genome shotgun sequence contains the following coding sequences:
- the LOC129247486 gene encoding cytokine-like nuclear factor N-PAC isoform X1: MSKAKKLSLPSNDSTEFFNYKPKDLIWAKMKGFTPWPAMIVEPSIDLLNQPRKANTKSVFFFGTRNFAWIETNNIKPFEGPWKPELAKVNKPNSFRHAMADINAYIEDPTEVDAEVSKNTISNHSTEADFDKIRDGLTDDDTTNDMRGADDADNGVETITGDVAVDLEEVPPPYKTPVKRTPKAKSSAVVAVKAKSSAGGVATKSSTKRRRSSQTANSSAKRKRNSSVGALEDLNDYINRKSTTTPPSRRKINTDALAHIGSTSRRNINSIALLDRPVVSRPEAQAIDMNARSQTLAERDITPSQLTFGFLGLGIMGSTIVKDLLCTGHKVVVWNRTMSKCTPFAEAGADVKGTPMDVVEVSDVIFCCVSDPKASKDLVFGNCGVLGVKDMNGKAYVEMSTIDPETSQDIAEGIQSAGGRYLEVQIHGTRQEAEDGMLIILAGGDRSVFEDCHSCFKTIAKNTFFLGAEVGNACKVNLILQTIVGVSLVGLAEALALADRFSISLKDIIDIFELTSMKSQLLLAKGKEMAKGDFNPQQPLSHMQKDLRLVLSMAENLDQSMPVTAITNEVFKHTKRLGYSEHDSSAVFVRSRF, encoded by the exons ATGTCGAAAGCCAAAAAATTATCATTGCCTAGCAATGATTCAACagaatttttcaattacaagcCGAAGGACTTGATTTG gGCAAAAATGAAAGGCTTCACTCCGTGGCCAGCAATG ATTGTTGAACCGTCCATTGATCTTCTAAATCAGCCGCGCAAAGCTAatacaaaaagtgtatttttcttTGGAACACGAAACTT CGCTTGGATCGAAACCAACAATATCAAACCGTTCGAAGGTCCATGGAAACCCGAATTGGCAAAGGTTAATAAACCGAACTCGTTCCGTCATGCGATGGCTGATATAAATGCCTACATTGAAGATCCCACAGAAGTCGATGCGGAGGTTAGCAAAAACACGATCAGTAATCATTCCACCGAAGCGGACTTCGATAAGATACGGGACGGTCTAACTGATGATGACACAACAAACGACATGCGCGGCGCCGATGATGCGGACAACGGTGTAGAAACCATAACCGGTGATGTTGCGGTCGATTTAGAGGAAGTACCACCACCATATAAGACACCTGTCAAGCGCACACCAAAAGCCAAATCAAGCGCTGTGGTTGCAGTCAAAGCAAAATCATCGGCTGGTGGGGTAGCCACAAAGTCATCCACAAAGCGTCGCCGCTCCTCACAGACGGCAAATAGTAGCGCCAAACGTAAACGCAATTCTTCTGTCGGTGCATTAGAGGATCTAAATGATTACATAAACCGAAAGTCGACGACAACTCCACCGTCGCGTCGCAAAATAAATACCGATGCTTTAGCGCACATTGGTAGCACATCGCGACGAAATATCAACTCGATTGCTCTGCTCGATCGGCCGGTGGTTTCGCGTCCCGAAGCGCAAGCAATCGATATGAATGCGCGCTCTCAAACGCTAGCCGAACGCGACATAACACCATCTCAACTGACATTCGGCTTCCTCGGTCTGGGTATTATGGGCTCGACCATCGTCAAAGATCTGCTATGTACCGGTCATAAAGTGGTCGTATGGAATCGCACAATGTCGAAG TGTACTCCATTTGCCGAAGCTGGAGCCGATGTCAAAGGTACACCCATGGACGTTGTTGAAGTCTCAGACGTGATCTTCTGTTGTGTCTCGGATCCTAAAGCATCAAAGGAT CTTGTATTTGGCAACTGTGGCGTATTGGGCGTGAAGGACATGAATGGCAAGGCATACGTCGAAATGTCCACAATAGATCCCGAAACCTCGCAGGATATAGCTGAGGGCATACAATCTGCAGGCGGGCGCTATTTGGAAGTGCAA ATCCACGGCACCCGACAGGAGGCGGAAGATGGTATGCTTATCATACTTGCCGGTGGTGACCGTTCAGTGTTTGAAGATTGTCATTCCTGCTTCAAAACCATTGCTAAAAACACATTCTTTTTGGGCG CAGAAGTTGGGAATGCTTGCAAAGTAAATTTAATACTGCAAACGATAGTGGGAGTGAGTTTGGTTGGACTAGCTGAGGCCTTAGCATTGG CCGAccgtttttcaatttcattaaaagaCATTATTGACATATTTGAATTGACATCAATGAAATCTCAATTACTATTAGCTAAAGGCAAAG AAATGGCGAAGGGAGACTTCAACCCCCAACAGCCGCTGAGTCATATGCAAAAGGATCTGCGCCTTGTGCTAAGCATGGCGGAAAATTTGGACCAATCGATGCCTGTGACCGCAATCACAAATGAGGTCTTTAAGCACACAAAACGGCTTGGTTACAGCGAACACGATTCAAGTGCCGTATTTGTAAGATCCAGATTTTAA
- the LOC129247486 gene encoding cytokine-like nuclear factor N-PAC isoform X2: protein MSKAKKLSLPSNDSTEFFNYKPKDLIWAKMKGFTPWPAMIVEPSIDLLNQPRKANTKSVFFFGTRNFAWIETNNIKPFEGPWKPELAKVNKPNSFRHAMADINAYIEDPTEVDAEVSKNTISNHSTEADFDKIRDGLTDDDTTNDMRGADDADNGVETITGDVAVDLEEVPPPYKTPVKRTPKAKSSAVVAVKAKSSAGGVATKSSTKRRRSSQTANSSAKRKRNSSVGALEDLNDYINRKSTTTPPSRRKINTDALAHIGSTSRRNINSIALLDRPVVSRPEAQAIDMNARSQTLAERDITPSQLTFGFLGLGIMGSTIVKDLLCTGHKVVVWNRTMSKCTPFAEAGADVKGTPMDVVEVSDVIFCCVSDPKASKDLVFGNCGVLGVKDMNGKAYVEMSTIDPETSQDIAEGIQSAGGRYLEVQIHGTRQEAEDGMLIILAGGDRSVFEDCHSCFKTIAKNTFFLGEVGNACKVNLILQTIVGVSLVGLAEALALADRFSISLKDIIDIFELTSMKSQLLLAKGKEMAKGDFNPQQPLSHMQKDLRLVLSMAENLDQSMPVTAITNEVFKHTKRLGYSEHDSSAVFVRSRF from the exons ATGTCGAAAGCCAAAAAATTATCATTGCCTAGCAATGATTCAACagaatttttcaattacaagcCGAAGGACTTGATTTG gGCAAAAATGAAAGGCTTCACTCCGTGGCCAGCAATG ATTGTTGAACCGTCCATTGATCTTCTAAATCAGCCGCGCAAAGCTAatacaaaaagtgtatttttcttTGGAACACGAAACTT CGCTTGGATCGAAACCAACAATATCAAACCGTTCGAAGGTCCATGGAAACCCGAATTGGCAAAGGTTAATAAACCGAACTCGTTCCGTCATGCGATGGCTGATATAAATGCCTACATTGAAGATCCCACAGAAGTCGATGCGGAGGTTAGCAAAAACACGATCAGTAATCATTCCACCGAAGCGGACTTCGATAAGATACGGGACGGTCTAACTGATGATGACACAACAAACGACATGCGCGGCGCCGATGATGCGGACAACGGTGTAGAAACCATAACCGGTGATGTTGCGGTCGATTTAGAGGAAGTACCACCACCATATAAGACACCTGTCAAGCGCACACCAAAAGCCAAATCAAGCGCTGTGGTTGCAGTCAAAGCAAAATCATCGGCTGGTGGGGTAGCCACAAAGTCATCCACAAAGCGTCGCCGCTCCTCACAGACGGCAAATAGTAGCGCCAAACGTAAACGCAATTCTTCTGTCGGTGCATTAGAGGATCTAAATGATTACATAAACCGAAAGTCGACGACAACTCCACCGTCGCGTCGCAAAATAAATACCGATGCTTTAGCGCACATTGGTAGCACATCGCGACGAAATATCAACTCGATTGCTCTGCTCGATCGGCCGGTGGTTTCGCGTCCCGAAGCGCAAGCAATCGATATGAATGCGCGCTCTCAAACGCTAGCCGAACGCGACATAACACCATCTCAACTGACATTCGGCTTCCTCGGTCTGGGTATTATGGGCTCGACCATCGTCAAAGATCTGCTATGTACCGGTCATAAAGTGGTCGTATGGAATCGCACAATGTCGAAG TGTACTCCATTTGCCGAAGCTGGAGCCGATGTCAAAGGTACACCCATGGACGTTGTTGAAGTCTCAGACGTGATCTTCTGTTGTGTCTCGGATCCTAAAGCATCAAAGGAT CTTGTATTTGGCAACTGTGGCGTATTGGGCGTGAAGGACATGAATGGCAAGGCATACGTCGAAATGTCCACAATAGATCCCGAAACCTCGCAGGATATAGCTGAGGGCATACAATCTGCAGGCGGGCGCTATTTGGAAGTGCAA ATCCACGGCACCCGACAGGAGGCGGAAGATGGTATGCTTATCATACTTGCCGGTGGTGACCGTTCAGTGTTTGAAGATTGTCATTCCTGCTTCAAAACCATTGCTAAAAACACATTCTTTTTGGGCG AAGTTGGGAATGCTTGCAAAGTAAATTTAATACTGCAAACGATAGTGGGAGTGAGTTTGGTTGGACTAGCTGAGGCCTTAGCATTGG CCGAccgtttttcaatttcattaaaagaCATTATTGACATATTTGAATTGACATCAATGAAATCTCAATTACTATTAGCTAAAGGCAAAG AAATGGCGAAGGGAGACTTCAACCCCCAACAGCCGCTGAGTCATATGCAAAAGGATCTGCGCCTTGTGCTAAGCATGGCGGAAAATTTGGACCAATCGATGCCTGTGACCGCAATCACAAATGAGGTCTTTAAGCACACAAAACGGCTTGGTTACAGCGAACACGATTCAAGTGCCGTATTTGTAAGATCCAGATTTTAA